A portion of the Paenibacillus hamazuiensis genome contains these proteins:
- a CDS encoding S-layer homology domain-containing protein, producing the protein MKKSLSTILALAMAFSAFSSVALAADPAKTSADFSDLKDLTADQKAKFDAMISAGIFDGVKEGEFGLKEEMNRAQFAKVAALIFGLKVDTSLKSSSFSDVKADDPANGYALPYIEAVKAAGITDGYGDGIYNPAGKVTKEQLATFLIRGLDKDKDAKATPGVNDSTVSDWAKGYVALALQLKIMSNGADGKFGGQTNATRDLLVLSSYEAKQQYKPKFNGKYAIASLKATDANVLKLELNGALTEEAAKDLKIEVKRDGVVLSSGYTTKWDDKKTVATLTFDGKFQNSTYTVTISGVSNLDDANKTASVNTTVEKITKIEFLTASETIPLARDKSDKLLQKVRIDFKATNQYGAQSKLNASNFDIRVNGGTFTTVAGEQAILLTEEEGTERNDRISVNILHEDSGTQASKIFTVGDESLVSKVEIGDLYNAAGTKLDYLEANSAAYLDVKAYDQYGFRVQEKDLLNDDVRINPSDSDMEVGTDDKDAFVDDIIGDDAADVELRSVNNEEKDIVVTVFARGGNSVSKTIKVKASKVPATVEFGSYNYTLAEDDVITNDEDVDAKFYVPLVVKDSKGEVLDADDIVTAFDNGGKNNKFRINSTSGIDLDRNAEIVTTGAHKGQIKIAGVSRKGSQQITVELEDYPNQKAQLSIPVSEARKAESIKFATTPKKYMVRGTDTEMKFKIYDQNGTEMKYDTDVDNDYYVTLTYTGTPAVTSSVYTEEVYLGSKELLATPNNTNYKNYYGNKATVLTTVYGSGATNTKDFNMIRIEDYKDNYDKGIVQDEWKNFFNKSFKFYSTPNAPVGTWTLKATLYKKEVKTSKVSEIDSLSTTIELLDPDKSDNKLTYEAYLDKGVNNTILAADDFADLDIATLYSKYPKLTKEIKVRAKKNGGEDVAVPTDIVSASSSNTKVANIANSKFVGGLEAGTAKVSVIFKNAKGQQETKSIDVTSKNEGPSVTSIALAKAGKNVARSILTGDGKYLWAKELAEKITVKDQYGDEVVSNFSPGEDSEEAKDADQFLIADPNASGSKNINDLLKVTFYVSDITYASGTADKSDAVTVNPNTGKVVYTDNGADARKITGFTVNAQAPSGVTASFGVTIK; encoded by the coding sequence ATGAAGAAAAGCTTATCTACGATCTTAGCCTTGGCTATGGCGTTCTCCGCTTTCTCGTCCGTAGCTCTTGCTGCTGACCCTGCTAAGACCTCCGCTGATTTCAGCGACCTTAAGGATCTTACTGCAGACCAAAAAGCGAAGTTCGACGCCATGATTTCCGCCGGCATTTTTGACGGTGTGAAAGAAGGCGAGTTTGGCCTTAAAGAAGAAATGAACCGCGCGCAATTCGCAAAGGTTGCAGCACTTATCTTTGGTCTTAAAGTTGACACTTCCTTGAAGTCTTCCAGCTTCAGCGACGTTAAAGCTGACGATCCGGCTAACGGATACGCTCTGCCTTACATCGAAGCTGTTAAAGCTGCAGGCATCACTGATGGCTACGGCGACGGCATCTACAACCCGGCTGGCAAAGTAACCAAAGAACAACTGGCTACTTTCTTGATTCGCGGTTTGGATAAGGACAAAGACGCTAAAGCAACTCCTGGCGTTAATGACTCCACCGTTTCCGACTGGGCTAAAGGTTACGTAGCTCTTGCGCTTCAATTGAAGATTATGAGCAACGGCGCTGACGGCAAATTCGGCGGCCAAACGAACGCAACTCGCGATCTGCTGGTGCTTAGCTCCTACGAAGCTAAGCAACAATACAAGCCGAAATTCAACGGCAAGTATGCAATTGCTTCCTTGAAAGCAACTGACGCTAACGTTCTGAAGCTTGAGTTGAACGGCGCTTTGACTGAAGAAGCGGCTAAAGATCTGAAAATCGAAGTTAAGAGAGACGGAGTGGTGCTTTCTTCCGGCTACACTACAAAGTGGGACGACAAGAAAACCGTTGCGACTCTGACATTCGACGGCAAATTCCAAAACTCCACTTACACAGTAACAATCAGCGGTGTAAGCAACCTGGATGACGCTAACAAAACGGCGTCCGTTAACACAACGGTTGAGAAAATCACCAAAATCGAATTCTTGACTGCCTCCGAAACAATTCCGTTGGCAAGAGATAAGAGTGACAAGTTGCTGCAAAAAGTTCGCATCGACTTCAAAGCCACTAACCAATATGGTGCGCAGTCGAAGCTGAACGCAAGCAACTTCGATATCCGCGTTAACGGCGGTACCTTCACGACGGTTGCTGGAGAGCAAGCCATTCTCTTGACCGAAGAAGAAGGAACAGAAAGAAACGACAGAATTTCCGTTAACATCCTGCACGAAGACAGCGGTACGCAAGCAAGCAAAATCTTCACCGTTGGTGATGAGTCGCTTGTAAGCAAAGTTGAAATCGGCGATTTGTATAACGCAGCTGGAACCAAGTTGGATTATCTGGAAGCTAACAGCGCTGCTTACCTGGACGTTAAAGCTTACGACCAATATGGTTTCCGTGTACAAGAGAAAGATCTCTTGAACGATGACGTAAGAATTAATCCTAGCGACAGCGATATGGAAGTTGGTACCGACGATAAAGACGCATTTGTGGACGACATCATCGGTGACGACGCAGCTGACGTTGAGCTTCGTTCCGTAAACAACGAAGAGAAAGATATCGTTGTGACGGTATTTGCTCGCGGCGGTAACTCCGTATCGAAAACGATCAAAGTCAAAGCTTCCAAAGTGCCTGCAACTGTAGAATTCGGTTCTTACAACTACACACTGGCTGAAGACGATGTAATTACGAACGACGAAGATGTAGATGCTAAATTCTATGTTCCGTTGGTTGTCAAAGATTCCAAGGGCGAAGTGCTCGACGCTGACGATATCGTAACTGCATTCGACAACGGCGGTAAGAACAACAAGTTCAGAATCAACTCGACCAGCGGTATCGATCTGGACAGAAATGCAGAGATCGTTACAACGGGCGCTCATAAAGGCCAAATCAAAATTGCTGGCGTAAGCAGAAAAGGTTCCCAACAAATTACTGTTGAACTGGAAGATTATCCGAACCAAAAAGCACAGCTTAGCATTCCGGTAAGTGAAGCGCGTAAAGCTGAATCTATCAAGTTCGCTACTACGCCGAAGAAATACATGGTTCGCGGCACGGACACTGAAATGAAGTTCAAGATCTACGACCAAAACGGTACAGAAATGAAATATGATACCGACGTAGACAATGATTACTACGTAACATTGACTTACACTGGTACTCCTGCTGTTACAAGTTCGGTATATACGGAAGAGGTATACCTCGGTTCTAAGGAACTTTTGGCTACTCCGAATAATACGAACTACAAGAACTACTATGGCAACAAAGCTACAGTTCTCACTACTGTATATGGCTCTGGCGCAACGAACACGAAAGACTTCAACATGATCAGAATTGAAGATTATAAAGACAACTACGATAAGGGCATTGTACAAGACGAGTGGAAGAACTTCTTCAACAAATCCTTCAAGTTCTACTCGACTCCTAATGCACCTGTAGGTACTTGGACGTTGAAAGCTACTCTTTATAAGAAAGAGGTCAAAACTTCCAAAGTATCTGAAATCGATAGCCTGTCGACAACTATCGAACTTCTCGATCCTGACAAGTCCGACAACAAGTTGACCTATGAAGCATACCTTGACAAAGGCGTTAACAACACGATCCTTGCTGCAGACGATTTTGCTGATCTTGATATCGCAACTCTCTACAGCAAGTATCCGAAGCTGACGAAAGAAATCAAGGTAAGAGCTAAGAAAAACGGTGGAGAAGATGTCGCAGTTCCAACAGATATCGTATCCGCTTCTTCCAGCAACACCAAAGTAGCTAACATTGCAAATAGTAAATTTGTTGGCGGCTTGGAAGCTGGTACTGCAAAAGTCAGCGTTATCTTCAAGAATGCTAAAGGCCAACAAGAAACTAAGTCGATTGATGTTACTTCGAAGAACGAAGGTCCTTCTGTAACAAGTATCGCTCTTGCTAAGGCTGGTAAGAATGTTGCTAGAAGCATCCTTACAGGCGATGGTAAGTACCTCTGGGCTAAAGAGCTTGCTGAGAAGATCACTGTTAAAGACCAATACGGCGATGAAGTAGTATCTAACTTCTCTCCTGGCGAAGACAGTGAAGAAGCAAAAGATGCCGATCAATTCTTGATCGCTGATCCTAATGCGTCTGGCAGCAAGAACATCAACGATCTGCTGAAGGTGACCTTCTACGTCAGCGACATCACTTACGCTAGCGGCACTGCAGATAAGTCTGACGCAGTCACAGTTAATCCGAATACCGGCAAAGTGGTTTACACTGATAATGGTGCAGATGCTAGAAAGATTACAGGCTTTACTGTAAATGCACAAGCACCGAGCGGTGTAACAGCTTCCTTCGGCGTAACTATCAAGTAA
- a CDS encoding alpha/beta-type small acid-soluble spore protein, protein MARNNNKKVVPESQKALDALKYEIAAEMGLPVGKQIGNSNVEFATELGAIPASSVKEDYWGHIASRDTGAVGGAITSRLIRKAEEMLFSL, encoded by the coding sequence ATGGCCAGAAACAACAACAAAAAGGTTGTACCTGAAAGCCAGAAAGCACTCGATGCACTGAAGTATGAAATTGCCGCCGAGATGGGGCTGCCTGTAGGTAAACAAATCGGGAATTCCAATGTCGAATTCGCAACGGAATTGGGAGCTATTCCGGCATCTTCAGTCAAGGAAGATTATTGGGGGCATATTGCGTCCCGGGATACCGGAGCCGTCGGTGGAGCCATTACAAGCCGGCTTATCCGGAAAGCGGAAGAAATGTTGTTTTCGCTGTAA
- the metK gene encoding methionine adenosyltransferase produces MSVERGRRLFTSESVTEGHPDKICDQISDAVLDAFLKNDPNARVACEVSVATGLVLVIGEISSQSEFVDIQSIARQTIKDIGYTRAKYGFDSQTCAVLVSLNEQSPDIAQGVNKALEAREGQMTDDEIEAIGAGDQGLMFGFAVNETPELMPLPISIAHQLARRLTEVRKNGTLPYLRPDGKTQVTVEYDGDTPVRVDAIVVSTQHSEDVTLEQIQADIKEHVIKPIVPEKFLDAETNYYINPTGRFVIGGPHGDAGLTGRKIIVDTYGGYARHGGGAFSGKDPTKVDRSGAYAARYVAKNIVAAGLADKCEVQVAYAIGVAKPVSISVDTFGTGKVSEEKLVELIRKHFDLRPAGIIKALDLRKPIYKQTAAYGHFGRNDLDVPWERTDKAELLKADAYK; encoded by the coding sequence ATGTCCGTAGAGCGCGGCAGACGTTTGTTTACGTCGGAGTCGGTAACGGAAGGTCACCCGGACAAGATTTGTGACCAAATTTCCGATGCGGTTTTAGATGCATTTTTGAAAAATGATCCTAATGCACGTGTGGCATGCGAAGTTTCGGTAGCTACGGGTTTGGTTCTGGTCATTGGAGAGATCAGCAGCCAATCCGAGTTTGTAGACATCCAATCAATCGCTCGCCAAACGATTAAAGATATCGGTTATACCCGCGCCAAATACGGCTTCGATTCGCAAACCTGCGCAGTTCTCGTTTCCTTGAACGAACAGTCCCCGGATATCGCTCAAGGTGTAAATAAAGCGTTGGAAGCGCGCGAAGGGCAAATGACCGACGATGAGATCGAAGCGATCGGAGCCGGCGACCAAGGGCTGATGTTTGGTTTTGCAGTCAATGAAACGCCGGAGCTGATGCCGCTTCCGATTTCTATCGCACACCAACTGGCTCGCAGATTGACTGAAGTGCGTAAAAACGGTACTTTGCCTTATTTGCGTCCGGACGGCAAAACTCAAGTGACGGTAGAATACGACGGCGACACGCCGGTACGCGTCGATGCGATCGTCGTATCCACTCAGCACAGCGAAGATGTAACGTTGGAGCAAATTCAGGCGGACATTAAGGAACATGTGATCAAACCGATCGTACCGGAGAAATTTCTGGACGCCGAAACGAACTACTACATCAACCCGACAGGCCGTTTTGTAATCGGCGGTCCTCATGGTGATGCCGGCCTGACCGGCCGTAAAATTATCGTCGATACGTACGGTGGTTATGCCCGCCATGGCGGCGGCGCATTCTCCGGGAAGGACCCGACGAAGGTGGACCGTTCCGGCGCTTACGCGGCGCGTTATGTAGCGAAAAACATCGTGGCAGCCGGCCTTGCAGACAAATGTGAAGTGCAGGTAGCCTACGCAATCGGCGTAGCGAAGCCGGTATCGATCAGTGTCGATACTTTCGGTACGGGCAAAGTCAGCGAAGAGAAACTTGTCGAGCTGATTCGCAAGCATTTCGACCTGCGCCCTGCCGGCATTATTAAAGCACTTGATCTGAGGAAGCCGATTTACAAGCAAACTGCCGCTTATGGCCACTTTGGCCGCAATGATCTGGACGTTCCTTGGGAGCGCACGGACAAAGCGGAATTGCTCAAGGCAGACGCCTATAAATAA
- a CDS encoding stalk domain-containing protein, which translates to MALQKRIWMKVIPAVVAGLVIIQTPGLSLYAVPAAYAADAPTVTQVSEDILTSGAVLKKYVWKTVRNKKEVQVNGNVIEVDLTNPNVKLDVMTGTNNQFTKKQTVNAMAKETKAVAGINGDFYNTQAEGVPDGPEIAGGQLMATPPNLPGQYSFAIDKNNTPIVDMFIFQGQVTAKDGTTFPLGGINKTYYWPDDSGNDTHVDGLFMYTDAWGQIDRSNNGTSVPTEVLVQKGIITKIAPDSVIQMIAPKDGYILRAAGKAAEFVKAHLKEGEPLKADYAVLPKDSYKNYDVKNFKMMIGGHTILVHEGQPSAFTIDIKEIGGYSYRSRTAIGYSQDQKKAYLITVDNAGESKGMTMPELQQFMIQVGVWKGMTLDGGGSTQMVARPFGEFETKLVNKTETGIERKVVNGVGVYSTAPQGEVKGITIQGPNLLFINEQAPYSFKAYDEYYNPVVTDKVTAQWSAPADLGTFKDNVFSPTKAGITKITVASGKGTNSMDVEVVGRDQLSGMKINANDLVLTEGESYKLPVIATSKSGKTREIPPELVQWEVLGIQGSVDKGVLTVKSLAGSSTAQLIARYDGYSTMLTVPIGVDKVWYDLDNKAVMTMSRTSMEEIQASVNIVPTPWGNKVLQLDYDLGRGKNTRAAYASFDTGIQIEDQPQFMKLKVNGDESLNWLRAEVLDGSGALQYIDIAKNINWKGWKLLTVDFSDYNLKYPITLKSIYVVSVEEGQDERQPKGSIQLDDITFTYKGKLSGVSNNSVKLTVNKTAVSVNWKNMTLEQAPVIIKDNTMIPIRFVTDALGGTVRWDDKERKVTIIRGDKMIDLWIDNPDLLINGERVTAEVAPRIMNNLTMVPLRILSEKLGWKVTWDAKTQQITLE; encoded by the coding sequence ATGGCTTTACAAAAACGCATTTGGATGAAAGTTATACCAGCGGTTGTGGCGGGGCTCGTCATCATACAGACGCCAGGCTTAAGTTTATATGCAGTTCCTGCGGCGTATGCCGCTGATGCGCCAACCGTTACACAGGTGAGCGAGGACATTTTGACATCCGGAGCGGTGTTGAAAAAATATGTATGGAAAACGGTCAGAAACAAAAAAGAAGTGCAAGTAAACGGGAATGTGATAGAAGTAGACTTAACGAATCCGAACGTCAAGCTGGATGTCATGACCGGTACGAACAATCAGTTTACGAAAAAGCAGACCGTCAATGCTATGGCCAAGGAAACGAAAGCGGTCGCCGGCATTAACGGGGACTTTTATAATACGCAGGCGGAAGGTGTTCCGGACGGGCCGGAAATTGCAGGCGGCCAGTTGATGGCGACGCCGCCTAACCTGCCCGGACAATATTCGTTTGCCATCGACAAAAACAATACGCCCATCGTGGATATGTTTATTTTCCAAGGTCAAGTAACGGCGAAAGATGGCACGACCTTCCCGCTGGGCGGGATCAATAAAACCTATTATTGGCCTGATGATTCCGGCAACGACACGCATGTCGACGGTTTGTTCATGTATACCGATGCATGGGGACAAATCGACCGGTCAAACAACGGCACGAGCGTGCCGACCGAGGTGCTCGTGCAAAAAGGGATCATTACGAAGATCGCACCTGATAGCGTCATACAAATGATCGCACCCAAAGACGGATACATTTTGCGCGCGGCGGGGAAAGCGGCTGAATTTGTCAAAGCACATTTGAAAGAAGGCGAACCGCTGAAAGCCGATTATGCCGTACTTCCGAAAGACTCGTATAAAAATTACGACGTTAAAAATTTCAAAATGATGATCGGCGGTCATACGATTTTGGTCCATGAAGGGCAGCCGTCTGCATTTACGATCGATATTAAGGAAATCGGCGGTTACAGCTACCGCTCCCGCACGGCGATCGGTTATTCCCAGGATCAGAAAAAGGCTTACCTCATCACTGTCGACAATGCCGGAGAAAGCAAAGGGATGACGATGCCCGAGCTCCAGCAGTTTATGATCCAAGTCGGGGTTTGGAAGGGAATGACGCTGGACGGCGGAGGTTCGACACAGATGGTGGCGAGGCCGTTCGGCGAATTTGAGACGAAGCTCGTCAACAAAACGGAAACCGGCATCGAACGAAAGGTTGTCAACGGAGTCGGCGTCTATTCGACAGCTCCTCAGGGCGAAGTGAAGGGGATTACGATTCAAGGGCCTAATTTGTTGTTTATTAACGAGCAAGCCCCTTATTCGTTTAAGGCTTATGACGAATATTACAACCCGGTTGTTACCGATAAGGTGACGGCGCAATGGAGCGCTCCCGCCGATTTGGGGACGTTTAAAGATAATGTTTTCTCGCCGACCAAAGCAGGTATCACCAAAATTACAGTAGCGTCCGGCAAAGGAACGAACAGCATGGACGTCGAGGTGGTAGGCCGGGATCAGCTTTCCGGCATGAAGATCAATGCGAACGATCTGGTCTTGACCGAGGGAGAGAGCTACAAGCTTCCGGTTATTGCAACGTCGAAATCGGGCAAAACGCGGGAAATTCCACCGGAGCTCGTGCAATGGGAAGTGCTGGGGATTCAAGGCAGCGTAGACAAAGGCGTGCTCACGGTCAAAAGCTTGGCCGGAAGCAGCACCGCCCAGCTCATCGCAAGGTACGACGGCTACAGCACGATGTTGACCGTTCCGATCGGTGTAGACAAGGTATGGTACGACTTGGACAATAAGGCGGTAATGACCATGTCTCGAACATCCATGGAAGAAATTCAGGCTTCCGTCAATATTGTGCCTACACCGTGGGGCAACAAGGTGCTGCAGCTCGATTACGACCTGGGCCGCGGCAAAAACACAAGAGCCGCTTACGCTTCGTTCGATACGGGCATACAAATCGAAGACCAGCCGCAGTTTATGAAACTTAAAGTCAACGGAGACGAGAGCTTGAACTGGCTGCGGGCGGAAGTGCTCGACGGTTCCGGTGCGCTGCAATATATCGATATTGCAAAAAATATCAACTGGAAGGGCTGGAAGCTGCTTACCGTCGATTTTTCCGATTATAACCTCAAATATCCGATCACGCTGAAAAGCATTTATGTCGTCAGCGTCGAGGAAGGGCAGGACGAACGGCAGCCGAAGGGCAGCATCCAGCTCGACGATATCACGTTCACGTACAAAGGGAAGCTTTCCGGCGTCAGCAACAACAGTGTCAAGCTGACGGTCAACAAAACCGCGGTTTCCGTGAACTGGAAAAATATGACGCTGGAGCAGGCTCCGGTTATTATTAAGGACAATACGATGATTCCGATTCGTTTTGTGACCGATGCATTGGGTGGGACGGTTCGTTGGGACGACAAGGAGCGCAAGGTGACGATCATCCGCGGCGACAAAATGATCGATCTGTGGATCGATAATCCCGATCTGCTCATTAACGGTGAGCGCGTGACCGCGGAAGTCGCACCGCGCATCATGAATAACCTGACGATGGTACCGCTGCGCATTTTGTCGGAAAAACTCGGTTGGAAAGTGACCTGGGATGCAAAAACCCAGCAGATCACACTGGAATAA
- a CDS encoding sensor histidine kinase, translating to MQPDALDRIIKNAINVMESSKYQIFEICETSRTERDALKKELEEVIQETTMTIDLVDKLEIDYRRARVRLTEVSRDFHKFKEEDIKIAYEAATLIQTQLTLYREKEIHLKSRRDELQKRIKSVDKQVERAETIVSQMNVVLEYLSGDLNQVTRIIESAKNRQLLGLKIILAQEEERKRIAREIHDGLAQTLANVVLRTEITERMLVKQAYSSVKEELADLKGQVRSGIEEVRKIIFNLRPMALDDLGLVPTLRKFVQDFEDKSKIRTKFEMAGKEIRLPSGMEVAVYRLVQEAFSNVVKHANASFVTLELVFQQQMVKITVADNGVGFQVDTVSTQIQRGAGHYGLVGMRERVELLEGRIDIVSAKGAGTKISMVIPISSEQKEEQTNGLHGEYET from the coding sequence ATGCAGCCCGATGCCTTGGATCGCATCATTAAAAACGCCATCAATGTGATGGAAAGCAGCAAATATCAAATTTTCGAAATATGCGAAACCTCGCGCACCGAACGCGATGCTTTAAAAAAGGAACTGGAAGAGGTTATCCAGGAAACTACGATGACGATCGATCTGGTTGACAAACTCGAGATAGATTACCGAAGAGCGCGCGTGCGGCTGACCGAGGTGAGCAGAGATTTTCATAAATTCAAGGAAGAAGACATTAAAATTGCGTATGAAGCGGCAACTCTCATTCAAACTCAGCTTACCTTATACCGGGAAAAAGAGATCCATTTAAAATCTCGCCGGGATGAACTGCAAAAAAGAATTAAAAGTGTCGATAAACAAGTAGAACGGGCGGAAACGATCGTTTCTCAAATGAACGTCGTTTTGGAGTATTTGTCCGGCGACTTAAACCAGGTGACACGAATTATCGAATCGGCGAAAAACCGGCAGCTGCTGGGGCTCAAAATCATTTTGGCCCAAGAAGAGGAGCGGAAGCGGATCGCAAGGGAAATTCACGACGGCTTGGCGCAAACACTAGCGAACGTTGTTCTGAGGACGGAAATCACGGAACGGATGCTCGTCAAGCAGGCATACTCCAGCGTCAAGGAGGAGTTGGCTGACCTTAAAGGCCAGGTTCGGAGCGGGATTGAAGAGGTGCGCAAAATTATCTTCAATCTCCGCCCGATGGCGCTGGATGACTTGGGGCTTGTGCCGACGCTGCGCAAATTTGTGCAGGATTTTGAAGACAAATCGAAAATCCGCACCAAATTCGAAATGGCTGGCAAGGAAATCCGTCTTCCTTCAGGAATGGAGGTGGCGGTGTACCGCCTCGTCCAGGAAGCTTTCTCCAATGTGGTCAAGCATGCAAACGCGTCCTTCGTCACGCTGGAGCTCGTATTTCAGCAGCAGATGGTAAAAATTACGGTAGCCGACAACGGCGTCGGGTTCCAGGTGGACACGGTGTCCACGCAAATTCAGCGCGGCGCGGGACATTACGGCTTGGTCGGCATGAGGGAGCGCGTAGAGCTGCTGGAGGGTCGAATAGACATCGTGTCGGCCAAAGGGGCCGGAACGAAAATATCTATGGTCATTCCAATTTCATCGGAGCAAAAGGAGGAACAGACGAATGGACTTCATGGGGAATACGAAACGTAA
- a CDS encoding response regulator — MDFMGNTKRNIRLVLADDHQLFREGVKRILNMENDLEVIGECGDGIQVLELCNALHPDIVLMDINMPIENGVVATEKLKEIFPDIKVIILSIHDDESYVFETLRKGASGYLLKDMEAESLINAIRSVVAGHAYIHPKVTGKLINQLRRMTYLDEAGVAGGSSTKEAGVKYVHSDNSPLTRREAEVLRLMAEGKSNKSIGEFLFISEKTVKNHVSSILQKMEVDDRTQAVIIAIKNGWVTL, encoded by the coding sequence ATGGACTTCATGGGGAATACGAAACGTAATATCAGGTTGGTGCTGGCGGATGATCACCAGCTGTTTCGGGAAGGCGTCAAACGCATTCTCAATATGGAAAACGATCTTGAAGTCATCGGCGAATGCGGCGATGGCATTCAGGTGCTGGAGCTGTGCAACGCGCTTCATCCGGACATTGTGCTGATGGACATCAACATGCCCATCGAGAACGGCGTCGTGGCGACGGAGAAACTGAAGGAAATTTTCCCTGACATCAAGGTCATCATCTTATCGATTCACGATGATGAGAGTTATGTTTTTGAAACGCTCCGCAAAGGCGCGAGCGGATATTTGCTCAAGGATATGGAAGCCGAATCGCTTATTAACGCCATTCGCTCCGTAGTGGCCGGACATGCCTACATTCACCCGAAGGTCACCGGCAAGCTGATCAATCAGCTCCGAAGAATGACTTATCTGGACGAGGCCGGTGTTGCCGGAGGTTCTTCGACCAAAGAAGCGGGCGTCAAGTACGTGCATTCCGACAATAGTCCGCTGACCCGCAGGGAAGCCGAAGTGCTGAGGCTGATGGCGGAAGGCAAGAGCAACAAGTCGATCGGGGAGTTTTTGTTCATCAGCGAAAAAACGGTTAAAAACCACGTCAGCAGCATTTTGCAAAAGATGGAAGTGGACGATCGCACGCAAGCAGTCATCATCGCCATTAAAAACGGCTGGGTCACATTGTAG